The DNA window gtgtacacctcttgaatacctttgatcctttgaaccaaacactaaacatccttcataaaattaaccaacaaactcgtagttttttattcgaactacgatcgctctgactttcccattgcacgagggaatacgtaggcacaagatacaaacgtcttggcgagcataataataaaaaaaaaactttccttttccttcacaataataaaaaataaaaatcctttttcttttgattaataaattaaagaacgcaaacattacgcaaacactcattcataaaactaactaaatgggtcccatcgagtacgatggaggtgaggggtgctaataccttccccttgcttaaccgactcccgaaccctaatttggttgcgatgaccatcttatccatttatttttattcatgggttttattcgacattttccctttccatttttgggataaataaagatcggtggcgactctgttttttTTCGAGTGTGTAAACACCTCGAGTATTTTTTAGCGCTACAGAGTAGTTCCTCCCATAAGCCTTTGGCATCATCCACTTGAATCTGATATGGTCCAATGAAAGGAGGTGTGAGCTTTCGAGACGTCAAaactctaccaacaccagttacTGGAGTAGCTCGCAAAAACACGCAATTTCCCTCTTAGAACTCTAGtgctttcctcctcttgtcatgataactcttttggcGACTCTACGAAACTTTCATCTTCTCTTAAAGCATCTTGATCTTCTCAGAGGTTTGTTGAAAAATATCAGATCCGAGCACAAAACTCTCACCTaactcataccaacacaaaggagttctacacctcctaccatacaacgcCTAAAATAATGCAATTTCAATACTAGAATAGAAATTATTCTAGTACACAATAGCTTAACAAATCATCCAAAGACTAGATAGGCCTCTTTGTCTGATCGTCCATCTGCgggtgataagcagaactcaacttCAGCTTTGTACCCAATGCTTTCCGTAAACTCTCATGGACCTCGATGTGAATCTCAAATCTCTATCagcacgatactcgaaggaataccatgtaaactgaCAATTTTCTCAACATACAACTCGACTAACTTGTGAAAAGGATAATTGATCTTAATCGGAATAAAGTGAGCCGATTTAGTCAGTCTATCAATAATAACCCATATAGAATCACATCCTTTCCTTGTCTTCGGCAAACTCGTCACGAAGTCTATGGAAATGATGTCCCAATTCCACTCAGGAATGCTCAACTATTGCATTAGACCTGATGGCTTttaatgttcaatctttgactatTGATAAGTCAAGTAGGCATAAATAAAATCAGCTATTTCCTTCatcataccaggccaccaaaaatTTTCTTCAAGTCGTGGTACATAGTAGCACTGGGGTGAATACTCAAATCGCTCCTGTGgccttcctcaagaatactcttcttaaGTTTTAGTACATCTGGAACATAAACTCTTTCGCAGAATCTCATAAGACGTCGATTCCAAAATCACCTCTGCTATTCTGATTGAATAACACAAGACGATCAATCAACTTCAAATCTTACTTATGACATTCTCTAATTTCCTCCATAATATCGCTAGTCAGCTTCAATATACCCAACTTCACACTATTAGGAGTCATTTCACACACTAAACTGAGATCTCTAAACTGTTTAATCTACTTAATTTCTTGAACCATCAACGTTGACATATGCATAGACTTTTTTGCTCAAAGAGTCAgctacaacatttgctttacccggattgTAACTCAAACTAAAACCATAATCCTTCAAAAATTTGAGTCACCTGATCTTCTTatatattcaattccttctgatcgaATAGATACTTCGAATCTGGATCAAAACAAATAATGTGTCAAAAAGTTGAGAACAATAACTACTGgtgccaattccaaatcatgcatAGGATAGTTCCTTTCATAAAATTTCAAATGTCTCGAAGCATAAGCCCACAACCTAACCATTATGCTTCAACATACCACTAGGCCCATctttgaagcatcacaataaataataaaagatgCACTTGGACTTGGAAAAATTAATACTGAAGAAAGCGTCAACTTCTTCTTGAGTTCTTGAAAACTCTCTTCACACTGCACATCCCAAGCATAAGCTTGACCCTTTCTAGTTAACTGAGTTAAAGGTAATACTAAATTTGAAAAGCCTTCAATAAAACTTCTGTAATGACAATCCAAACCCATAAAAATTCTAATCTTAGTAACAGACTTTAGAGTATCCCACTGTAACACAACATTAACCTTCAACGAATCAACAACAATACCACCACTAGAAATCACAAGCCAAATAAAATTCACTTCTCGCAACAagaactcacacttggacaacttcACATACAACTTATTCTCCTTCAAAGTCTGCAACACAACTCTCAGATTCTCTGCATGCTCTTCATCAGACTTGgaatatataaaaatatcatcaatgagcaCAACTCCAAACTGAT is part of the Vicia villosa cultivar HV-30 ecotype Madison, WI linkage group LG2, Vvil1.0, whole genome shotgun sequence genome and encodes:
- the LOC131650008 gene encoding uncharacterized mitochondrial protein AtMg00860-like; translation: MKKKDGGIKLCVDYRQLNKVTVKKNYPFLRIDDMTDQLIGACVFSKIGLQSDQFGVVLIDDIFIYSKSDEEHAENLRVVLQTLKENKLYVKLSKCEFLLREVNFIWLVISSGGIVVDSLKVNVVLQWDTLKSVTKIRIFMGLDCHYRSFIEGFSNLVLPLTQLTRKGQAYAWDVQCEESFQELKKKLTLSSVFCMDKLVQGLDICAAGFLYGQISARDSKEVEQQQGW